The Dehalococcoidia bacterium genome contains the following window.
GTCCAGCCCTGTATCGGGCAGCGTGCGGCGTACGACTTCGATTTTGACGTCGGTTACTTTCACTTTAGGGTTCCTCCATCCCAGCCAAGCTGACTATGTCGTACTATAGCCACGAGGAGGGAATTATTCCATACTGGGAAACTCACTCCCACAGACCACGCATACGTATTCCGCAATACGGCTGGTGTGATAGACTATATCTGCCATCAGGTGGAGGTTTCACGATGACCACACCCAGACTTAAGAAGGATGCGACTCACCTCGCCGAAGTCCACTATCCCATTGACGATGACGAACCATTGGCAGAGTCTGAGTACCAACTCTTCCCGCTGACCTATGCCCACGGGGCCCTGACCAGCTGGTTCGAGGACGACCCTACAGTCTGGGTTGGCGCGGATATGTTCCTCTACTACGAGGAGGGAGTTCCCTCAAGTGTAGTTGCTCCCGATGTCTTCGTGGTCACGCAGACTCACAAGAGGCACAAGCGCAACACTTTCCAGACGTGGGTTGAGGGACGAGTACCTGACCTTGTGCTTGAGATCATGTCGTCGACGTCTGTGCGCCGGGATACGGTCACGAAACATGATCTGTACCAGAGCCTTGGTGTACGTGAGTACTGGCTGTACGACCCTACCGAAGAGGGATTCATGGAACCCCGCCTACGTGGGTACACGCTAATCGATGGTGAGTACCAGCCGATCGAGGTGCGGGAGGTTGACGGAAGACTCGTCGGGGTGAGCGAGGTGTTGGGCCTTGAGTTTCACGCCGATGCCGAGTGGTTCCGGTTTTTCGATCCTCAGTCGGGTGAGCACATTCCCGATACTTACGAGGACCGGCGTGCGCGGAAAGAGGCCGAGAAGGCTCTGATATCCGAACGGCGTGCTCGTGAGGATATGGAGCGTCTGCTGAGGGAGCACGGGATAGAGCCTCCTGCCAGGACGGACGGTGGCGCCTAGCCTTCAGGCTTCGAGTTGCAACTGCGCACCTCGATCCTTCGAGGCAGCCACTTATCGGATGCAGGATCGCCGTGAGCCTGTGTCAGGTTGGAAAGTAGGCTTTTCGCCCTCACTCAAGCTCTCTCCCACTGGGAGCTGACAGGGGTGTGTATTCGTACCCCGGCCTTCTCCAAGACATACTCTTCACCCTCACCCCAACCCTCTCCCTGAGGGAGAGGGGGCTTGTTGTCTGGAATTCACGGTTGTTTCATATCCCTGTCAGCCCACTGGGAGAGGGGATTCTTATACTCCCCCTGGGTGGCGCATACCAAATTGATGTAGGTTCTTCGTCTTCTTTCTGCTTTTCGTACTGTGGATGCTGGGTTATGATATTCTCAGAATATCCGAGTGCGGCGAGGCGTCGGTTGAATGCCCGTCGCGGTGAATAGAAGGGGCTAACATGGGCAAACTGGGGGGCTCCGGCCTGCTGATAGCGGGAATTGTCCTCGCCTTCCTGGGCTTCGTGCTCAGGACCGGCCTTATCAAGTGGCTTATAGACGCCACTGGGCTCATCCTGATCATTCTGGGAATCGTCCTGATTGTTATCGGGGTCATCCAGATGTTTTCAGGAAAGGGACGCGGGTCGTACGATAGTTACTGATGCTCGCCCCCGTATCGGAACACGGGGAATGCTCTTTCTCATAAAGAAGACCAACTAGATTCAGGAGGGACCGATGGGTGTTATGTCACGGATGTCGACCGTGGTGAAATCGAAGATGAACCGGCTGCTGGACAGGGCCGAAGACCCGCGGGAGACTCTGGATTACGCCTACGACCAGCAGCGGCAGATGCTCCAGAACGTCAAGCGGGGCATCGTGGAGATGGTCACGAACAAGCGGCGTCTCCAGCTCCAGGCTGAGAAGGTGCGCGCCAGCATCACCAACGTCGAGAACCAGGCCCGGCAGGCGATGGCCGCCGGTCGTGAGGATCTCGCGCGTCTCGCGCTCCAGCGAAAGCAGGCTGCGATGATCGAGCTCGAGGGCCTCGACCAGCAGATCACCCAGCTCGAGTCTGAGCAGGAGAAGCTGGTCAACGCTGAGCAGCGACTCGTGGCCAAGGTGGAGTCGTTCAGGTCTCGCAAGGAGATCATCAAGGCGCAGTACAACGCCGCGCAGGCGCAGGTGCGCATCGGCTCTGCGCTGTCGGGCATCTCTGAGGAGATGGGCGACGTGCAGCTCGCCGTGGAGCGCGCCGAGCACAAGACCGAGGACATGAGGGCCAAGGCCAGCGC
Protein-coding sequences here:
- a CDS encoding Uma2 family endonuclease; its protein translation is MTTPRLKKDATHLAEVHYPIDDDEPLAESEYQLFPLTYAHGALTSWFEDDPTVWVGADMFLYYEEGVPSSVVAPDVFVVTQTHKRHKRNTFQTWVEGRVPDLVLEIMSSTSVRRDTVTKHDLYQSLGVREYWLYDPTEEGFMEPRLRGYTLIDGEYQPIEVREVDGRLVGVSEVLGLEFHADAEWFRFFDPQSGEHIPDTYEDRRARKEAEKALISERRAREDMERLLREHGIEPPARTDGGA
- a CDS encoding PspA/IM30 family protein, with protein sequence MGVMSRMSTVVKSKMNRLLDRAEDPRETLDYAYDQQRQMLQNVKRGIVEMVTNKRRLQLQAEKVRASITNVENQARQAMAAGREDLARLALQRKQAAMIELEGLDQQITQLESEQEKLVNAEQRLVAKVESFRSRKEIIKAQYNAAQAQVRIGSALSGISEEMGDVQLAVERAEHKTEDMRAKASAIDELADSGVLDDQLSAGSGDALSRELAQLTADQNVEDELASLRTSLPSGPERRSLPSG